Proteins co-encoded in one Juglans regia cultivar Chandler chromosome 16, Walnut 2.0, whole genome shotgun sequence genomic window:
- the LOC109001918 gene encoding pyruvate kinase isozyme A, chloroplastic-like: MAIVRDLSLMCGRIITKNSCLDSKNRVFGASLFGGGSRCDEGKFKGKFGFGVRAAVQVGVEGSKGLRELKSLNGVLEVDVVSEGDLREKGFLGMRKTKLVCTIGPACCSLEELEKLALGGMNVARLNMCHNTREWHRDVIRKIKRLNEAKGFCVSVMIDTEGTQVHVVDHGAPSSVKAEDGSIWLFTAQKFDGSRPFTVRANYEGFSEGIEVGDELVIDGGMAGFEVIEKIGSDLRCKCTDPGLFLPRAKLSFWRDGKLVGRNYGLPTLSTKDWADIEFGVSEGVDFIAMSFVNDSDPVRHLKNYLSTKSSKSTRVLAKIESLESLQKLEEIIEASDGIMVARGDLGVEIPLEQIPTVQEEIINVCRKLNKPVIVASQLLESMVEYPIPTRAEVADVSEAVRQYADALMLSGESAIGLYGQKALSVLRMSSSRMETRGREDNQQSLVHSYQLGASLPDRIAEQICNCAAEMANKLGVDAIFVYTKHGHMASLLSRNRPNPPIIAFTTEDSTRMALNLQWGVIPLLLDLSDDMEANISKSIDLIKLRGMFREGDAVLVVSDVTSTHATPMAFQSIQVKTIA; encoded by the exons ATGGCGATCGTCCGGGATTTAAGCCTAATGTGCGGTCGAATCATCACTAAAAACTcgtgtttggattcgaagaatCGGGTTTTCGGAGCGTCGCTTTTTGGTGGCGGATCTCGTTGTGACGAAGGGAAGTTTAAGGGAAAGTTTGGGTTTGGAGTACGGGCAGCGGTACAAGTGGGCGTGGAGGGATCGAAAGGTTTGCGGGAGTTGAAGAGCTTAAATGGGGTTTTGGAGGTTGATGTGGTGTCGGAGGGTGACTTGAGGGAGAAGGGGTTCTTGGGGATGAGGAAGACCAAGCTCGTGTGTACGATTGGGCCCGCGTGTTGCTCGTTGGAGGAATTGGAAAAGTTGGCATTGGGAGGGATGAACGTGGCTAGGCTTAATATGTGTCATAATACGAGAGAGTGGCACCGAGATGTAATTAGGAAGATTAAGAGGTTGAATGAGGCAAAGGGATTTTGCGTTTCGGTGATGATTGATACTGAAGGTACTCAGGTTCATGTCGTGGATCATGGGGCTCCTTCCTCTGTCAAAGCAGAG GATGGTTCAATCTGGTTGTTTACTGCACAAAAGTTTGACGGATCGCGTCCATTCACGGTTCGAGCAAACTACGAAGGTTTTTCAGAAG GTATCGAGGTGGGAGATGAACTTGTTATTGATGGTGGAATGGCAGGGTTTGAAGTAATAGAAAAGATTGGGAGTGATTTACGCTGTAAGTGTACAGACCCTGGTTTATTCCTACCTCGGGCTAAATTGAGCTTTTGGAGAGATGGGAAGCTTGTGGGAAGGAATTATGGGCTTCCTACTCTATCAACTAAG GATTGGGCTGACATTGAATTTGGAGTTTCTGAAGGTGTCGATTTCATTGCCATGTCATTTGTAAACGATTCTGATCCCGTCAGGCATCTTAAGAACTACCTCTCCACCAAATCATCAAA ATCCACAAGGGTATTGGCAAAGATAGAGAGCTTGGAGTCTCTTCAGAAGTTGGAAGAAATCATAGAGGCGTCTGACGGAATCATGGTGGCTCGAGGTGACCTTGGAGTTGAAATCCCACTTGAACAGATTCCTACTGTGCAAGAAGAGATAATTAATGTTTGTAGGAAGCTAAACAAACCAGTGATTGTAGCTTCTCAGCTTCTCGAGTCCATGGTTGAATATCCAATCCCAACACGTGCTGAG GTTGCTGATGTTTCTGAAGCAGTTCGGCAGTATGCAGATGCATTGATGTTGTCTGGTGAGTCAGCCATTGGTTTATATGGACAGAAAGCTCTCTCTGTCTTGAGGATGTCCAGCAGTCGAATGGAAACTCGGGGTCGTGAGGACAATCAACAAAGTCTTGTCCATTCGTATCAACTGGGAGCATCATTGCCCGATCGCATTGCTGAGCAGATATGCAATTGTGCTGCAGAAATGG CTAACAAACTTGGCGTGGATGCAATCTTTGTGTACACAAAGCATGGACACATGGCATCACTCTTGTCACGGAACCGTCCAAACCCTCCAATAATTGCATTCACGACTGAGGATAGCACCCGAATGGCTCTGAATCTGCAGTGGGGAGTGATTCCCCTCCTCCTTGATCTATCGGATGATATGGAAGCTAACATCTCGAAAAGCATTGATCTAATAAAATTGAGAGGGATGTTTAGGGAGGGGGATGCTGTGTTGGTCGTCTCAGATGTCACCTCAACCCATGCAACCCCAATGGCTTTCCAATCAATCCAGGTCAAGACCATCGCTTAG